In the genome of Candida albicans SC5314 chromosome 6, complete sequence, the window CCTTGCCTggttgttgaagaagaaaagtgATGTTTTCtgccatcttttttttgccatctttttttttctgtcaGCTTTTTTTCtgccatctttttttgttgacgTGTCCCYSGCTCACCGATCACCCACGGGTCTCCCACCGGCACCCCGATTTTCACAACTACACAATCAACTGCCTCCAAAACAGTCAAATAACTTACCCACTAAACTTCACAATAGAG includes:
- the NRG2 gene encoding Nrg2p (Transcription factor; transposon mutation affects filamentous growth), yielding AWLLKKKSDVFCHLFFAIFFFSSAFFSPSFFVDVSXAHRSPTGLPPAPRFSQLHNQSPPKQSNNLPTKLHNRVATLIVXSTCLAVSKFNFCHLKLKNRLPLLLSVNSILSLLL